A region from the Phoenix dactylifera cultivar Barhee BC4 unplaced genomic scaffold, palm_55x_up_171113_PBpolish2nd_filt_p 001380F, whole genome shotgun sequence genome encodes:
- the LOC103721797 gene encoding ABC transporter B family member 11-like — MGTEGEKENIELEDGIRTNDIGSSSNSVVKVPSGKPAKMQDQNESEKSRKRDDSKYTVPFYKLFVFADSTDIILMILGTVGAVANGLALPLMTVLFGNLIESFGGASDIHDVVHRVSKVALEFVYLAIGSGVVSFFQVACWMATGERQAARIRNLYLKTILRQEIGFFDKETNTGEVVERMSGDTVLIQDAMGEKVGKFIQLTSTFIGGFAVAFVRGWLLSLVMLATLPPLVVAGGVMSTVVSKMASRGQAAYGKAAAVVEQTIGSIRTVASFTGERHAVNKYAESLKSAYSSSVQEGLAAGLGLGTVMLFFFCGYSLGIWYGAKLILDKGYTGADVINVIFAVVTGSFSLGQASPCMTAFAAGQAAAYKMFQTINRKPEIDAYDTRGKKPNDIQGDIEFRDVYFSYPTRPDEQIFHGFSLFIENGMTVALVGESGSGKSTVVSLIERFYDPQAGEVLIDGINIKEYQLRWLRGKIGLVSQEPVLFASSIRDNIAYGQDDATTEEIRAAAELANAAKFIDKMPQGIDTMVGEHGTQLSGGQKQRIAIARAILKNPRILLLDEATSALDAESEHIVQEALDRVMTNRTTVVVAHRLSTVRNADTIAVIHRGSIVEKGSHSELLKDPDGAYCQLIRLQEMNKEPDNTTGPDHDKSDIGDSGRRSSKKLSFTRSVSRGSSKGQSSGHSFQMALGMPIGIDIQASTTEQRNNLETEVPPQEQKEVPLRRLAYLNKPELPVFLLGSIAAIVNGVILPIFAILLSNVINAFYEPPHTLKKDSKFWSLLFLVFGLLSLLALPARSYFFAIAGSKLIRRIRLMTFEKVINMEIEWFDKAENSSGTIGARLSADAAAVRSLVGDALALIVQNTATMVSGLLIAFLANWQLSLIILALIPLIGLNGYIQVKFIKGFSADAKMMYEEASQVANDAVGSIRTVASFSAEEKVIKLYKEKCEGPLRTGMKQGIISGMGFGISFFLLFCVYATSFYVGAQLVEDGKTTFGKVFRVFFALSFAAIGISQSSSIAPDSTKAQSATASVFSILDRKSKIDPSDDSGMTLERLKGNIEFRHVSFRYPTRPDVQIFQDLCLAIHAGKTVALVGESGCGKSTAISLLQRFYDPDSGQILLDGIEIQRFQLRWLRQQMGLVSQEPSLFNETIRANIAYGKEGQATEAEIIASAELANAHKFISSLQKGYDTLVGERGIQLSGGQKQRVAIARAIVKDPKILLLDEATSALDAESERVVQDALDRVMVNRTTIVIAHRLSTIKGADVIAVVKNGMIIEKGKHETLINIKDGAYASLVALHSRASS, encoded by the exons ATGGGGACTGAAGGAGAAAAGGAAAACATTGAACTTGAAGATGGTATAAGAACCAATGATATCGGATCCTCTAGCAATTCAGTAGTAAAAGTTCCTTCTGGAAAGCCTGCGAAAATGCAGGATCAGAATGAGAGCGAGAAGAGTAGGAAGCGGGACGACAGCAAGTATACCGTGCCATTTTACAAGCTGTTCGTATTTGCAGACTCAACTGATATAATTTTGATGATCTTGGGGACCGTGGGTGCGGTGGCAAATGGGCTCGCACTGCCACTTATGACAGTTCTCTTTGGaaacttgattgaatcttttggaGGAGCTTCAGACATCCATGATGTAGTTCATAGAGTTTCCAAG GTAGCGCTTGAGTTTGTCTATCTAGCAATTGGATCAGGCGTGGTATCTTTCTTCC AGGTGGCTTGCTGGATGGCTACTGGAGAAAGACAGGCCGCACGAATACGAAATTTATACCTGAAAACCATACTACGGCAAGAAATTGGATTCTTTGACAAGGAAACCAATACAGGAGAAGTTGTTGAGAGAATGTCAGGTGACACTGTCCTCATTCAAGATGCCATGGGTGAAAAG GTTGGAAAGTTCATTCAGTTAACATCAACTTTCATCGGAGGTTTTGCGGTTGCCTTTGTTCGAGGGTGGCTTCTCAGCCTTGTTATGCTAGCCACACTTCCTCCACTTGTGGTTGCTGGAGGAGTCATGTCCACCGTTGTATCCAAGATGGCATCCCGTGGACAGGCAGCATATGGAAAAGCAGCAGCTGTTGTGGAACAGACCATTGGCTCAATTAGAACA GTTGCTTCTTTTACTGGGGAAAGGCATGCAGTGAACAAATACGCCGAATCTCTGAAAAGTGCTTACAGTTCAAGTGTTCAAGAAGGTCTGGCTGCTGGATTAGGTCTTGGCACAgtcatgctcttcttcttctgtgggtattctttgggcatatggtaTGGAGCAAAACTGATTTTGGACAAAGGTTACACAGGTGCTGACGTCATTAACGTGATATTTGCAGTCGTGACTGGCTCTTT CTCTTTAGGGCAGGCATCACCATGCATGACAGCATTTGCAGCAGGTCAAGCTGCAGCATATAAGATGTTTCAGACAATCAACAGAAAGCCAGAAATAGATGCTTATGACACAAGAGGAAAGAAGCCCAATGACATCCAAGGAGACATAGAATTTAGAGATGTTTATTTCAGTTATCCTACCAGACCAGACGAGCAAATCTTCCATGGATTCTCTCTGTTTATAGAAAATGGAATGACTGTGGCCTTGGTTGGAGAGAGTGGAAGTGGAAAGTCCACTGTCGTCAGTTTGATAGAAAGATTCTATGACCCACAGGCTGGTGAAGTTCTCATTGATGGTATAAATATCAAGGAGTACCAACTGAGATGGCTTAGAGGCAAAATTGGGCTTGTCAGTCAGGAACCAGTCCTATTTGCTTCTAGCATTAGAGATAACATAGCTTACGGACAAGATGATGCAACTACCGAAGAGATCAGAGCTGCAGCTGAGCTAGCTAATGCTGCCAAGTTCATTGATAAAATGCCTCAG GGAATTGACACGATGGTTGGTGAGCATGGAACTCAACTATCTGGTGGGCAGAAGCAAAGAATTGCCATTGCAAGAGCAATTCTGAAAAATCCAcgaattttacttttagatgaagCCACGAGTGCTCTGGATGCAGAGTCTGAACACATTGTGCAGGAGGCACTTGATAGGGTCATGACAAACCGAACTACAGTAGTAGTTGCTCACCGTTTGAGCACTGTGAGGAATGCCGACACAATAGCCGTCATACATCGAGGATCGATTGTTGAAAAAG GTTCACATTCAGAGCTGTTGAAGGATCCAGATGGCGCTTATTGCCAACTCATACGCTTGCAGGAAATGAACAAAGAACCAGATAATACAACTGGACCAGACCATGACAAATCTGATATCGGGGATTCAGGAAGGCGCTCTAGCAAAAAATTGTCCTTCACCCGTTCGGTTAGCCGAGGATCATCTAAAGGGCAAAGTAGTGGCCACTCGTTCCAAATGGCACTTGGTATGCCTATAGGAATTGATATCCAAGCAAGTACAACAGAGCAAagaaacaatctagaaactgaAGTGCCTCCTCAAGAACAAAAAGAAGTACCACTCCGCCGCCTTGCATACCTTAACAAACCAGAGCTCCCAGTGTTTCTACTTGGTTCGATTGCTGCCATCGTCAATGGAGTCATATTGCCAATATTCGCAATACTCTTATCCAATGTGATAAATGCATTTTACGAGCCACCCCACACGCTCAAGAAGGATTCCAAGTTTTGGTCATTATTGTTCCTGGTTTTTGGTTTGCTGTCCTTACTTGCACTTCCAGCTAGATCATACTTCTTTGCTATTGCTGGCTCCAAATTGATAAgaagaataagattaatgacgTTCGAGAAGGTGATTAACATGGAGATAGAATGGTTTGATAAAGCTGAGAACTCCAGTGGAACAATTGGGGCAAGATTATCGGCAGATGCAGCTGCAGTTAGGAGTCTTGTTGGTGATGCACTTGCACTAATTGTTCAGAACACTGCCACTATGGTCTCTGGTTTGCTGATTGCTTTTCTTGCCAATTGGCAACTATCTCTTATTATCTTGGCTTTGATACCTCTCATAGGCCTCAATGGATATATCCAGGTGAAGTTTATAAAGGGATTCAGTGCAGATGCAAAG ATGATGTACGAGGAAGCAAGTCAAGTTGCTAATGATGCAGTGGGAAGTATAAGAACAGTTGCTTCATTTTCGGCTGAGGAAAAGGTAATCAAACTGTACAAAGAAAAATGTGAAGGCCCTTTGAGAACAGGAATGAAGCAAGGGATAATCAGTGGAATGGGTTTTGGAATCTCgtttttcttgttgttttgtGTCTATGCAACCAGCTTTTATGTTGGAGCTCAGCTTGTGGAGGATGGGAAGACAACTTTTGGAAAAGTTTTTCGA GTTTTCTTTGCTCTTTCTTTTGCAGCCATTGGAATTTCTCAGTCAAGCTCCATTGCACCGGACTCTACCAAAGCCCAATCTGCTACAGCTTCGGTGTTCTCCATTCTTGATCGGAAGTCTAAGATAGACCCAAGTGATGATTCTGGGATGACTTTAGAAAGGCTGAAGGGCAACATCGAGTTTCGACATGTCAGTTTCAGGTATCCTACAAGGCCTGATGTCCAAATCTTCCAAGACTTGTGCTTGGCTATACATGCTGGAAAG ACTGTTGCACTTGTTGGGGAGAGTGGCTGTGGAAAATCGACTGCCATATCATTATTGCAAAGATTTTATGACCCTGATTCGGGTCAGATATTGCTAGATGGAATTGAAATACAAAGGTTCCAGCTGAGGTGGTTGAGGCAACAGATGGGTCTGGTGAGTCAAGAACCATCCCTGTTCAATGAGACAATCCGAGCCAATATTGCTTATGGAAAGGAAGGGCAGGCTACTGAAGCTGAGATCATAGCTTCTGCGGAGCTAGCAAATGCTCACAAGTTCATTAGTAGTTTGCAGAAG GGTTATGACACATTAGTTGGAGAGCGAGGTATCCAGCTATCAGGAGGGCAGAAACAGCGTGTAGCGATCGCACGTGCCATAGTGAAAGATCCCAAAATCTTATTACTAGATGAGGCAACTAGTGCACTTGATGCTGAATCTGAACGAGTTGTTCAAGATGCATTGGATCGAGTAATGGTCAATCGAACCACGATTGTTATAGCCCATCGGTTATCTACAATAAAAGGTGCAGATGTGATTGCAGTGGTCAAAAATGGAATGATCATAGAGAAAGGGAAGCATGAAACACTTATTAATATCAAGGATGGGGCTTACGCTTCTTTAGTAGCACTTCACTCAAGAGCCTCTTCATAG